The Streptomyces venezuelae genomic interval CCGGAGGCGATGTTGTCGATCCTGACCTGGACGACGGTCCGGCCGGGGTACGCGGTCCGCAGGATGCCGTATGCCACGTCGTCGGCGTAGCTGTCGCCGAACTGGGGCACGAGAACGGCGCCGTTCTCGGTGTGGTAGTTGGTGTAGCTGGACAGGAAGTCCGTGCCCCTTCCTCGGATGTAGCGGCGGTCGGGTCCGGGGAGTTCCGTGATGGCCCGTCTGCGTCCAGCGGCGTCGGTGGCGCTTTGCAGGACCTTCTTGGTCTCGTTGTAGACGGCGACCCACTTGCTGCTGGCGCCGGGGCCCGGCTGGTCGAGGATCACCTTGCCCGGCGCGACGAAGCGTGCGAGACAGTCGACGTGCCAGTCCGTGATGTCCTGGCCGGCCAGGCCCGGGACCCAGATGACCTTGTCCGCACCGAGGGCCCCAATTCATCGACTGCTCCACCTGATCCTGGGTCATGCCCGGGTTCCGGTTGCTGTTCACCATGGAACTGACCGTCGCCATCAAGGTGCCCTGGCCGTCGGTTTCCAGCGAACCGCCCTCTCCGGCGAACGGAGCCCGGATCCTGTTGACCCCGTACTGGCTCAGGAGCGTCGTGGCCGCCGCAGCGTCATTGGCAAAGGGCTGGTAGTAGCTCGTGCCGGTCTTGCCCCACCCGTTGAAGTTGGTGTCCACGTCGGCGGCGGCGCCGGGCGCAACGACGAAAGTGGGGCCGAAGTCGCGGATCCACAGGTCGTCGACGGGAATCTCGACGACCTCGATGCCGTGGTAGGCGCCGGGGCCGCAGACGTACCGGGCATCGGCGGCCTGCGAGGGGCGTGCCAGGACGACGACCGGCTCGAAACGGGAGATGGCGCGCGATGTCGTCGCGGACGCCCCCGAGCTGCGTGGACCAGACCGACGACAGAGCCGGCCAGGCCATGAAGGTACGCACGTGAGGGTCGGTCTCGCGGGGATCCGCAGCATGGTGCCCGAAGCGGCGGTCGCCGCGACGGCGGCCGTGGGCAGTGCCGATCCGAGGGCGGCGAGCGGCACGGCCGCCGCACCGAACTGGAGAAGCCGGCGTCGGGACGTGAGGTGCGTGGCCATGGGGCTCCCTTGCGAGGGTCGGTCGGTCGATTGCGGCTCACCCTCGCCCCGACTGAAAATTCAGTCAAGATGGGAGGGCTCAGTTGTCCGGGGCGGATTCCGGTTGGTGCCGGACCGGCCGATGTCCAGGTCGATAAGACGTGATGGCAATCCGTGCCCCGTCGAGCGACGAGCCGCCCATGCCGACCGGCGATTCCGCGATCGCCGTGACGGATCGCGTACTGGTCACAACTGGTCGGGAACGCCGTCAGCGCGCGGAAGGACGCCCTTCGTCCGCGCCGAGAGAGCACCACGATCGCCTCCTGGGATGCGCCGAATCCCCCTCACCGATCGTGGATTCTGGCGGCTCGGGCACGGTTGGAGAACACACCGCCGTATTCCACTGAATCGCCTGGACCAGAGCACGCGCTTCCGTCCGTACAGACGGCGTCCGACAACGAGCATGAGGCCCGGATCCACAGGATCCGGGCCTCATGTCACTTCAGTAGCGGGGACAGGATTTGAACCTGCGACCTCTGGGTTATGAGCCCAGCGAGCTACCGAGCTGCTCCACCCCGCGTCGGTAGACACAACACTACGCCACCCAGAGCACCCGCATGACCAGACCACTGCTCAGTAGCGGAGCAGACCCGCGTCGATCCGCTCCCAGGCGGTCCGGAGCTCGGCGAGGCGTGTCGGTTCGAACGCGGCCCGGTCCGCCTGCTCGCGGGAGTCCTCGGACAGGTGGAAGAGCTGGTCGCGACCGGACTTGCCCCGGTAGTACTTCCAGTCGCCGCGGCGCAGTGCCCGCTCGCCCCGGACCCGCCAGAACAGGTCGCGCTCGGGTACCTCGGCGCCGCGCAGCAGGTGCCCCGCGAGGCTGGTGCCGTCGAGCGGGTAGGCGGGGTGGGGGCGGGCGCCGGCCAGGTCGAGGAGGGTCGCTGTCCAGTCGGGGGTGAAGATCGGCAGGTCGCTGACCTGACCGCCGTCGATCCGGGCGGGCCAGCGCAGGATCGAGGGGACGCGGATGCCGCCCTCCTGGAGGGAACCCTTGTTTCCGGCGAGCGGCCAGTTGTAGGAGAAGCGCTCACCGCCGTTGTCGCTCGCGAAGAAGACGAGCGTGTCCTGCTCCTGGCCGGAGCGCTTGAGCGCCTTGAGGACCTGACCGATCGAGCGGTCGAGGTCCTCGACCATGTCCTTGTACTTCTCGATCGAACCGCCGTCCTGGTGCCACAGGGCGGAGCGGTCACCCGCCTTGATCCGGCGGACTATCTCGTCGCTCGCCTCCTTGTCGCCGTCCGCGATCCACGGCCAGTGCGGGGTGGTGAAGTTGAGGTTGAGCAACCAGGGCTTGTCGTGATCCCGGCTGACGTACTCGCTCGCCCGCTCGGTGAGAATCCGGGTGTAGTAGCGCAGGTCCTTGTACTCGGCGTCGCCCTCGTAGAGGTCGTACTCGCCGCCGAGGCCGAGCTTGGAGTAGTACTCCAGCGCGCCACCGAAGTTGCCGAAGAATTCGTCCCAGCCGGAGCGGGTCGGGGAGTAGTCGGGCAGGTAGCCGCAGTGCCACTTCCCGATGAGGGCGGTGTCGTATCCGGTGACCCGGAGCAACGAGGCGAGCGTGGGGTGGGTGGCGTCCAGGCCTACGGACTTGTCCGCGATCGGCTCGGCGAGCCCGCCCTTCGTACGGCCCGGGTAGCGGCCGGTGTAGAGGCTGAAGCGGGTGGGCGAGCACGTCGCCGAGCCGGAGTAGGCGTCGGTGAAACGGACGCCTTCGCGGGCGAGGCGGTCCAGGTGGGGGGTGAGGATGTGCGGGGAGCCGTAGGAGGAGAGGTCCGCCCAGCCGAGGTCGTCGCCCAGGATGAAGAGGATGTTGGGCCGTCGGGAGTGACGGCGCGGCTGCGCGGCGCGGAAGGAACGCTCCTGCGGGTCGGTCGCGGGGGCCGCTTGCACGGCGGACGCGGTAGTGCCGAGAGCGGCCGCGGCAGCGGCACCGGCGGCGATCCCGCCGAGGGCACGGCGGGACAGGGGCGTGGACATAAAGGACTCCAGGAGTACGTGAGCGCATGCCACCGGGGCCGCCCGTCGGTCAGGGCGAGCGAAGGAGCGCACGGGTGTGGGGCGAGCGGGAAGTCAGTCGGTCAGCGGCAGCGACAGACAGCGCTCGCGACACGGACGAGGTCCACGTGTCGGCGCTGTACGAGGGTGACCGAGCGGTCACGCGGGGGCTGCATGATCCAGGAGTCTCGCCGAGACGGCGTGGGGGCGTCAACGCCGTACGGGCAGGTTGACGCGCGTAGTTCGCATGATCGAAATCCTCGTGAAGCAGTGTGAATCGACTGGGCGCGCCGCGGCTCTCGTGCACCGCCGGCGCCGGTACGGACCGATATACGCCAGTGTTCGCTCAGACGAACGGTGAGCAGAATCGACGCCTCCCTGGCCACGCGGGTGAACACGTCGGCGACGGCTTCGTGCGGTCTTCGCGTGTCGTGTCCTGAACGCTTGGGGCCCGGCAGGAGCGGGGCACGCGCGCAGCGTCGCCTGGTGTCGGTCCACAGGCATTGCGGGGACTCCGTCGCGCTGCCGGTCCTGAGCAACCCCAAGTCCGGACAAAGGAGTTCGCGTGACCACGCAGATCACCCACGACCACGCCCCCATTCCTGCCTGTCAGCACAGAACTCGACGGCTACGAAGTCGGGCTCTCTCGCCAACTGCCGCGGCAAGGTCCTTCGCCGGCTCTCGGCCGGCTCCCGGTTCATCGGCGCTGCCGGCCCGAACGCGGAGGAAGGTGTGCCGGGCCGTCGAAGGCGTTGACCTGGGTCGTGGGGATCTGGCTCTCGTGTGCCTCGCTGCCTCGTCCGAAGTGGTTGAGCAGCAGGTTGAGGAGGAGGGCGGCAAGGCATCCGGCGGTGATGCCCGATCCCAGGATCATGGCGGCGGGTGTCGGGAGGTGCTCGTAGAAGTCCGATGACGCGACGGGGAAGAGGCCGAAGGCGAGGGCGACGGAGACGATGATGCCGTTGTGCCCGGTGGCCAGCGACGCCTTGGCGAGGGTCCGGATCCCGGTGACGGTGATCGAGCCGAAGAAGACCACGCCCGCCCCACCGAGTACGGGGAGCGGTACGAGGGCTACCAGCGAGGCCAGGACAGGCACGAGGCCCATGAGTACCAGGATCGCTCCGCAGAGGGTGACCGCGTAGCGGCTCCGGATGCGGCTGATCGCGACAAGGCCCACGTTCTGCGCGTAGGCACAGCTCACGAAGGCTCCCAGGGCGCCCCCGAGTGTGGTGCCCAGGCCTTGGGCACGCAGGCTGCCGGCGATGACGCGGTCGTCGACGGGACGGTCGACGACCGATCCCACGGCGATGAGAGAGGCGGTGGACTCCGTCATCGAGACGAGCGTGACCACGAGCATGGTGGCGATGACCGGCGCCTCGAACTGTGGGGCGCCGAAGGTGAACGGCTCCGGCAGTGCGAACAGCGGCGCCTGGGAGAGGTGGTGGAAGTCGACCTTGCCCATCGGTATCGCGGCGGCCGTGCCGACGATGAGGCCGAGCAGGATCGCGACCCGCTGGAGGAAGGCGTCCGCTGAGGAGGCGGTGGAGGAGGAGCGTGACGGCGAGGGTTCCGGCGGCCAGCGCGAGGTTGGACGGCGACCCGTAGCCGGAGGCGTCCTGGTCGCCTCCCCGGGCCCACTCCCCCGCGACCGGCAGGAGGGAGATGCCGACGAGGGTGATGACGGTGCCGCTGACGACGGGCGGAAAGAAGCGGACCAGCCGGCAGAAGGCGGGAGCCAGGAGGAAGCAGACGGCCCCGGCGACGAGGGTGCCGCCGAACACGAGGGGCAGGGTGTCCTGTCCCCGGGACACGGAAGCGGCGAGGACCGGGGACACGACGGCGAACGAGACACCATTGGTGACGGGCAACCGCGCCCCCACACCCCAGTGGCCGAGGGTCTGGGCGACGGTGGCCAGGCCCGCGACGACCAGGGACGCAGTCAGCAGGGTGGTGAGCTGCGCCGGTGTCAGGCCGAGCGCGTCCTGATCGTGGCCATCAGCCTCGGGATCGGTGTGATCCCCATGGCCAGCCCGGACTTCTACCATGCCTTCCCCGAGAGCGTCCGCATCGTCCTCGACTCCGGTATCAGCACCGGCTGCGTCGTCGCGGTCCTGCTCAACCTCTCCTTCAACCACCTCGGCCGCGGCACACGGACCGCCCCCACGAGCACAGCCCTCACAGGGCACGGCGCCACCCCGGAACCGGCACCCGCGCGGACCACACACGCGCACTGAGCCCGACAGCCGCTCCGACCAGGACGCCGCCCGGTTCCGGGAGATGTTCACCACCGCCCGCTCCGCGGACTGGACGGAGTTCCTCGCCGACTGCGCCAAGTTCGAGCAGGAGATCGCCAAGGAGATCCGGATCGCCAAGTTCACCCTGGCCGAACTGGAGGAAGAGGAGCAGTACGGCCGCTCGCGCGGCGGGTTCACCAGCAGGCTCCACCTGAGCGCCGACGGCCGCAGCCGCCCGTTGTCCCTGATCATCACACCACGTCAGCGGGCGGGACTGCGCCCAGTTCAAGCCCCTGCGGATTCACCCAGCCCGAACGGCACCTCGTGTGACAGGGCCCGCGAACAGATCAGCCCTTCGCCTCACGGACGTCCCTGCCCTCCTCGGCGAACGCCTTGAAATCCTGCATGTGCTGTAGCGACTGCTTGCGGAACGCGCCGGGCATCAGGAGTCCCCCCAGCCGCATCAGCAAGCCGCTGAACCGGTACTCGTTCTCGCTCACCCAGAGCGTCGTCTCCGGACCGGCCTCCGTCAGCCGGTCGCGCACGGCGCTCCACATGCCCTCGCCGACGATCTCGCGGTCGAAGCGAACGACGCTCCCCCCTTTCGGGATCCCGTGCAGGTCTGCCGGTTCCCGGCGCGTGATTGTCTCGGTGCACTCGATCTGCCGCTGCCCCATCTGCATCACGACCCGCGACTTAGTACCGACCTGCCCGTGCACCCCACTCAGCGGCTCGTGCAGCACCAGGCCCCGCAGCCACTTCGGCAGGTGCGGCGGGTCGGCGAGCAGCTGGACCACCCTCTCCCGCGGCAGGGCGATCTCGATCGAGACGGTGTACTTCATGGTGGAGCCCTCCAGGTTCCTGAGCGAACGGGCAACTGCACCAGAGTGTCGGTGAGCTGGTGGGAAGGTGACCTCAGCACGGCTCGCGCCCGCCGGCCGGCCACGGTCCGGCGGTAGGGGATTGCCCGCACAGCCTGAAGTTTGTCGATCTTAGTGAGCATCGTTTCCGCTTGCGGCCGGCGACACGGTTCTCACCAGCACCCCGGCTTGCGCCGTTCGAACCGCACCACGGAGTCTGCGGTCGGGCCGAAATCACGGAGAGACCCCCGCGCGGTCCCGAACGGGGGTCTCTGGTGCTGGTGCTGGTGCCGCGGCAGGACGCCGCGTCACTCGTACCAGTGCGCGGGGTGCCCCTTGGTCATGAGCGCGCCGTATCCCAGGGCAAAGTCGGGGAAGCCCAGCTGGTCGAGCGTCTTGCGGTCCTTGTTCACATCGCGGGCTGTTGTACCGAAGGCTTCTGCGATGTGTGTCGCGCGCCATGACCGTAGCCACCACCGGGGGCGTGGCTTCGGTCACGAGAACCGTTCTTGCGACGAAAGCCAGTGGGTGGTCAGGTATCGGCGAGGGCCGCCTACCGGATGCCCTTCCAGCCGTACCCGAGGCCCCGGCGCCGGGAGTCACGAGGTCGCGGGCAGCGGCCGCGGGCGGCTCGTCACCGGGCGGGGCGAGTACGGCCCGCAGTGCGGTTGTGGCGACGAGGACGCGGGCGGCCTCCACCCACAGGTTCAAGAGAGCCTCCGCATGGGCAGTACGGAGCCGGCCGGGGCCGGTGTGCTCGTGCTGTTCGGCCACAAGGGCCTCCCCGGGCCTGCCGTCACATCCACCGCGCAGCGTACGCGGACCCCCGCCGGCGGGTCAGCCGCTTTCGACGGTCTCGTCGACCTCGACGTACGTGACGATCAGGATGCTCCCGGGCGCCGTCGCGTAGAAGATCACTCGGATGCCATCGCGCTGGTAGTCCCGCAGCGCCGGCGCGGTCGCGTGCTGCTTCACCTCGGCCGGGGCCTCGGCGATCACACCCAGCGCCACGTCGAGGCGTGCGGACTGATCGATCGTCAGAACAGCGGCTTGGGTCTCGGCCGGCTCGATGAACACGAGCCTCGGACGCCGGCCGCGCGGGTGCTCAGGCAACTTCGGAGGCGTCGCCGCTCCTCTCGGGCAGGCCCTTCTCGGCCCGGATGTCGTCCCAGTCGCGGCACCGGTTGAGGTCGATGCCCTCCGAGGCAAGGTTCTCGAGGACATACGCAAGTGCAGGGTTCCCCGGGAACTCTGCACGCGCGGCTTCGCGGAGCTCACGCTTCTCGGCCTGGTCGAAGACGAGGTGGGCCATCGGGTCCTCCGGCGGTCGGGTACAGCCAGAGGCTAGCGCAGCGGTTCTGCCTTGGAAGCCGGTTCGGGCACGCCATACCCGCGGCGCGGATGCCTCGATCACGTGGCCAACGGGCGGCACGTACAAGCCGGCTGCGGCGCCGATCTGGTGGGGTAGCGTCCCTCCGGTGAATGTTCACCTCATCAACGACGTACCCGGTGGCCTGACCCGACGAGCTCGTTCGTTTGTCGGCGTACATGGCGTCAAGGTCGACGTTCGGCCCGTCGAAAGTCACAGGCAGTGGTGGCTTGAGCGAGACATCCCCCAAGCGGTGATCGACCGGATGGCGGCCTACCAGAGGCGATGGGGCGGC includes:
- a CDS encoding putative leader peptide codes for the protein MQPPRDRSVTLVQRRHVDLVRVASAVCRCR
- a CDS encoding agmatine deiminase family protein, with product MGALGADKVIWVPGLAGQDITDWHVDCLARFVAPGKVILDQPGPGASSKWVAVYNETKKVLQSATDAAGRRRAITELPGPDRRYIRGRGTDFLSSYTNYHTENGAVLVPQFGDSYADDVAYGILRTAYPGRTVVQVRIDNIASGGGGIHCATQSQPVVPAVV
- a CDS encoding SRPBCC family protein, which translates into the protein MKYTVSIEIALPRERVVQLLADPPHLPKWLRGLVLHEPLSGVHGQVGTKSRVVMQMGQRQIECTETITRREPADLHGIPKGGSVVRFDREIVGEGMWSAVRDRLTEAGPETTLWVSENEYRFSGLLMRLGGLLMPGAFRKQSLQHMQDFKAFAEEGRDVREAKG
- a CDS encoding Chromate resistance protein ChrB, producing the protein MFTTARSADWTEFLADCAKFEQEIAKEIRIAKFTLAELEEEEQYGRSRGGFTSRLHLSADGRSRPLSLIITPRQRAGLRPVQAPADSPSPNGTSCDRAREQISPSPHGRPCPPRRTP
- a CDS encoding sulfatase, with the translated sequence MSTPLSRRALGGIAAGAAAAAALGTTASAVQAAPATDPQERSFRAAQPRRHSRRPNILFILGDDLGWADLSSYGSPHILTPHLDRLAREGVRFTDAYSGSATCSPTRFSLYTGRYPGRTKGGLAEPIADKSVGLDATHPTLASLLRVTGYDTALIGKWHCGYLPDYSPTRSGWDEFFGNFGGALEYYSKLGLGGEYDLYEGDAEYKDLRYYTRILTERASEYVSRDHDKPWLLNLNFTTPHWPWIADGDKEASDEIVRRIKAGDRSALWHQDGGSIEKYKDMVEDLDRSIGQVLKALKRSGQEQDTLVFFASDNGGERFSYNWPLAGNKGSLQEGGIRVPSILRWPARIDGGQVSDLPIFTPDWTATLLDLAGARPHPAYPLDGTSLAGHLLRGAEVPERDLFWRVRGERALRRGDWKYYRGKSGRDQLFHLSEDSREQADRAAFEPTRLAELRTAWERIDAGLLRY